Genomic window (Bacillus vallismortis):
TGTATCCTGTTGGGTATTACGGTGCTTTATCTCTATTTTTACTGGCGAATGTTTTCAAAGCCAGAACGGATAACAGGTAAAGAGATGGTGTGCTTTCTATCGGCGATGCTGTTTTTATATGCAGCAGAGGGGAGTCCGGTAGATCTGCTCGGCCATATTATGTTCAGCGCTCATATGGTGCAAATGGCTGTCCTGTATTTGGTCGTCCCGCCATTATTAATTGCGGGAATTCCTGCATGGCTTTGGGAAAAAATCATTTTCAAGCCCGCCATTAAACCGGTTTTTTCATTCTTTTCGACACCTTTAATTGCTTTGCTTTTGTTTAACGGCATTTTTTCGTTATATCATGTTCCGCTTATATTTGATACTGTCAAAACGGATCCGTTTTATCATACATTAATGACTTGGCTCATCTTTGTACTGGCGTTTTTGATGTGGTGGCCGCTTGTTCATAAGGTAGAGCGTCTCCCGCAGCTCAGCGGCTTGATGAAGCTGGGATATATTATGGCGGACGGTATGCTGCTCACGCCTGCTTGCGCGCTGATCATGTTCAGCGGCGCGCCGTTATACGGGACCTATACAGACCCGTCTGCGTGGGCTGAGGCAATGAAGCTTTGTGTGCCTGCGGATATGATGGGACAGGTCC
Coding sequences:
- the ctaG gene encoding cytochrome c oxidase assembly factor CtaG; the protein is MSQLDVFGFRAMWSPYLFCILLGITVLYLYFYWRMFSKPERITGKEMVCFLSAMLFLYAAEGSPVDLLGHIMFSAHMVQMAVLYLVVPPLLIAGIPAWLWEKIIFKPAIKPVFSFFSTPLIALLLFNGIFSLYHVPLIFDTVKTDPFYHTLMTWLIFVLAFLMWWPLVHKVERLPQLSGLMKLGYIMADGMLLTPACALIMFSGAPLYGTYTDPSAWAEAMKLCVPADMMGQVPLTGPEMFNTLPLLEDQQLGAVMMKIIQEIVYGTFLALVFFQWVKKEREKDGQEEPPYIQQTIS